From the Sebastes umbrosus isolate fSebUmb1 chromosome 2, fSebUmb1.pri, whole genome shotgun sequence genome, one window contains:
- the LOC119482665 gene encoding alpha-1,3-galactosyltransferase 2-like isoform X1, which produces MKRQFFSVLKERSGRIVCCFVLLIVSSTSLYLRNLASLVSPDNLPVASEGQLRQSINLDDTLDFGARQEVETRASWKAPIIWEGMFDPNLYDQKHIQNQSSVALTVFAVGRYLDAYLKTFLTSAEKHFMVGLHVTYYVFTDLPEEVPNIELAPNRSLKVIPVEKYSRWQDISMMRMKTISDAIESEIRHHCNYIFCLDVDQEFKGRFGSEALGESVALQHAWYYKLPKHRFTYDRNPKSKAYMETGDYYYHAAIFGGLWKNVKDLADYCFLSIMEDKLNSVEALWHDESHLNKYFWLNKPSRLLSPEYCWDPVILEIKDIHVTRLIWAPKHYAKLRTR; this is translated from the exons ATGAAGCGGCAGTTTTTCAG TGTGCTCAAGGAAAGGAGCGGTAGAATCGTCTGCTGTTTTGTGTTGCTCATTGTCAGCTCCACTTCCTTATATTTAAG AAATTTAGCATCCCTCGTCTCTCCAGACAACCTGCCGGTGGCCAGTGAAGGACAATTGAGACAGAGCATCAATTTGGACGACACACTTGACTTTGG GGCCAGACAAGAAGTTGAAACACGAGCATCTTGGAAAGCTCCTATCATCTGGGAGGGGATGTTTGACCCCAATCTTTACGACCAAAAGCACATCCAAAACCAGTCATCTGTTGCCCTCACCGTGTTTGCTGTGGGGAG GTACCTGGATGCCTACCTCAAGACTTTCCTGACCTctgcagaaaaacattttatggtGGGACTACATGTGACCTATTACGTGTTCACGGATCTGCCAGAGGAGGTACCAAACATCGAGCTCGCTCCTAATCGAAGCCTGAAGGTTATTCCGGTGGAAAAGTACTCCAGGTGGCAGGACATCTCCATGATGCGGATGAAAACGATATCAGATGCCATAGAATCAGAGATTCGGCACCACTGCAATTACATCTTCTGCTTAGATGTGGATCAGGAGTTTAAGGGAAGATTTGGCTCAGAGGCTCTGGGGGAATCTGTGGCTTTGCAACACGCGTGGTATTACAAACTTCCAAAGCATAGGTTCACCTATGACAGAAACCCCAAATCCAAAGCCTACATGGAAACTGGAGATTACTACTACCATGCTGCTATCTTTGGAGGCTTGTGGAAAAATGTGAAGGATTTGGCAGATTACTGCTTTCTGAGTATCATGGAGGACAAACTAAACAGTGTGGAGGCTCTGTGGCATGATGAGAGTCATCTCAACAAGTACTTTTGGCTTAACAAACCAAGCAGGTTGCTCTCGCCTGAGTACTGCTGGGACCCAGTTATTTTGGAAATAAAGGACATACACGTCACCCGCCTAATATGGGCACCAAAACATTATGCCAAACTTCGTACTCGGTAG
- the LOC119482665 gene encoding alpha-1,3-galactosyltransferase 2-like isoform X2, translated as MSVLKERSGRIVCCFVLLIVSSTSLYLRNLASLVSPDNLPVASEGQLRQSINLDDTLDFGARQEVETRASWKAPIIWEGMFDPNLYDQKHIQNQSSVALTVFAVGRYLDAYLKTFLTSAEKHFMVGLHVTYYVFTDLPEEVPNIELAPNRSLKVIPVEKYSRWQDISMMRMKTISDAIESEIRHHCNYIFCLDVDQEFKGRFGSEALGESVALQHAWYYKLPKHRFTYDRNPKSKAYMETGDYYYHAAIFGGLWKNVKDLADYCFLSIMEDKLNSVEALWHDESHLNKYFWLNKPSRLLSPEYCWDPVILEIKDIHVTRLIWAPKHYAKLRTR; from the exons ATGAG TGTGCTCAAGGAAAGGAGCGGTAGAATCGTCTGCTGTTTTGTGTTGCTCATTGTCAGCTCCACTTCCTTATATTTAAG AAATTTAGCATCCCTCGTCTCTCCAGACAACCTGCCGGTGGCCAGTGAAGGACAATTGAGACAGAGCATCAATTTGGACGACACACTTGACTTTGG GGCCAGACAAGAAGTTGAAACACGAGCATCTTGGAAAGCTCCTATCATCTGGGAGGGGATGTTTGACCCCAATCTTTACGACCAAAAGCACATCCAAAACCAGTCATCTGTTGCCCTCACCGTGTTTGCTGTGGGGAG GTACCTGGATGCCTACCTCAAGACTTTCCTGACCTctgcagaaaaacattttatggtGGGACTACATGTGACCTATTACGTGTTCACGGATCTGCCAGAGGAGGTACCAAACATCGAGCTCGCTCCTAATCGAAGCCTGAAGGTTATTCCGGTGGAAAAGTACTCCAGGTGGCAGGACATCTCCATGATGCGGATGAAAACGATATCAGATGCCATAGAATCAGAGATTCGGCACCACTGCAATTACATCTTCTGCTTAGATGTGGATCAGGAGTTTAAGGGAAGATTTGGCTCAGAGGCTCTGGGGGAATCTGTGGCTTTGCAACACGCGTGGTATTACAAACTTCCAAAGCATAGGTTCACCTATGACAGAAACCCCAAATCCAAAGCCTACATGGAAACTGGAGATTACTACTACCATGCTGCTATCTTTGGAGGCTTGTGGAAAAATGTGAAGGATTTGGCAGATTACTGCTTTCTGAGTATCATGGAGGACAAACTAAACAGTGTGGAGGCTCTGTGGCATGATGAGAGTCATCTCAACAAGTACTTTTGGCTTAACAAACCAAGCAGGTTGCTCTCGCCTGAGTACTGCTGGGACCCAGTTATTTTGGAAATAAAGGACATACACGTCACCCGCCTAATATGGGCACCAAAACATTATGCCAAACTTCGTACTCGGTAG